The proteins below come from a single Coleofasciculus chthonoplastes PCC 7420 genomic window:
- the rpsO gene encoding 30S ribosomal protein S15 yields MALTQERKQEIIDSYQIHDTDTGSADVQIAMLSDRISRLSTHLQANKKDHASRRGLLKMIGQRKRLLSYVREGNPEHYQALIKRLGIRG; encoded by the coding sequence ATGGCTTTAACCCAAGAACGCAAACAAGAAATTATTGACAGCTATCAGATTCACGACACCGATACGGGTTCGGCAGATGTGCAAATCGCCATGCTCAGCGATCGCATTAGTCGCTTGAGTACACATCTGCAAGCCAATAAAAAGGATCATGCCTCCCGTCGGGGATTATTAAAGATGATTGGTCAGCGCAAACGCTTATTAAGTTATGTGCGTGAAGGCAATCCTGAACATTACCAAGCCTTGATTAAGCGCTTAGGTATTCGCGGATAA
- a CDS encoding PAM68 family protein: MSDEPSRNPLPFEPSQKRKKKSQSPAKPVANKAKAKSPAKPDQPKASTPESMTIPDQVSKRMVRRMALLCGIPTALGMLSFVVSYLAVVNLEIELPNVAVVLVSMGFFGLGVLGLTYGVLSASWEEDSPGTLLGWQEFTTNLGRLTSAWREAREAKKS, translated from the coding sequence ATGTCTGATGAACCCTCCCGCAACCCTTTACCTTTTGAGCCGAGCCAAAAGCGAAAAAAAAAGTCGCAATCCCCAGCTAAACCTGTAGCGAATAAAGCTAAAGCGAAATCCCCAGCCAAACCGGATCAACCAAAGGCTTCTACTCCTGAGTCGATGACTATTCCTGATCAGGTGAGTAAGCGTATGGTGCGCCGTATGGCGTTACTCTGTGGTATTCCAACCGCGTTGGGAATGCTTTCATTTGTGGTTAGCTATCTTGCGGTGGTCAACCTGGAGATCGAGTTACCCAATGTAGCGGTGGTTCTGGTAAGTATGGGATTTTTTGGCTTAGGTGTGTTGGGATTAACCTATGGTGTTCTTTCAGCATCCTGGGAGGAAGACAGTCCAGGAACATTACTGGGTTGGCAGGAATTCACAACCAACCTAGGACGACTCACATCAGCATGGCGTGAGGCGAGAGAGGCTAAAAAAAGTTAG